The DNA region TTACTTTTGGCAAATCCATATTATTCTGTTTGCAACAAATCACATGGCAATTTAATGTGGGCGACTGAGCGCTTACCGATTTATAGGTTATTGTCCTCAAAACTATgtttacttaataataataacttgaCAAATTGTCACAGCACAATAAGGAAAATATAATAACGACAATAGGAaggatttaaaataatttaggttAAAGATATCGTTCCTCTATCTGCCGCGCCGGCACACGTTCCGTCAGCGCTCCAGGCGATATGAGCCACGACTCGTGTTATGCGACTATCACAATCACTTTCCAACAACTGTATTTACGACACGTATACAGAGTAAACGCTCTAAATTAATCACGTTACATAAAACAAGACCATATGTATCCAGTTTTTCGGCACATAACGAGTCCTCCGCCGAGGGTCACGAGCAAATAGCAACGTACAAAAAAAACCTTCACGGGCAACACGTAAGCTAAGGAATTTTAAAAAGGTTACGCAATTTTATGTATGTCGTAAACCTAATAATATTAAGGATGTTATTATGCTCAAACTACAGAAAATGGAATAAGTATTTGTTTAGGTGTTAGTATTTAGTATCGTAATCTACATCAAAACCCCATGACCATAATGTGGAATTAGCATTGTCGCCGGCAAATATCTAGCATACTTACTTTGAAACCACACAATAAATAATCGATGTTATTCCGAAAGAACTGAAAAACAAGAAAATCAATGAATTTACTGTTATTACTATCCAATTTCGCCTTATTAAAAATCCAACAGTCCACGTGCTCACAATGTTTTCCGAAGCACAACAAAATTCAATATGGCGATTGCAGTATGGCAAcatcaataaaatatattttttttgaagaggcgtttttatttgcttatttttcaAGCTTGTCTTTCGTTGGGTTGGTACCGTTGGTACACAGGAAGTTTTATCTTATTTTCGAACAATGCGGTTAAAAACCGTTTTCAGACTACCTTGGTGCGGTGtaggattattatttattctgtggtacggCCAAAATAaagttaagccccctccagactatgcgcgtaaatcgcgggcgaagccgcgaacgcgagtgtgaagtcgatttcgctgtctgcgaatttatgcgttagagggagcaagtgatattgtagtagggtcagtaaggaacacaaatgtatggaagtgcatgcactttagtctcaggcgatgccgcttggcaggattgttccttaggtcaaacaaagttgatctggcccggtagccaggagatcgtaccacgCAGACCCCCCAAGAAGGGGCGGGGGgaagggtcggctccccaggtccaatctatgctatattccttcctagtcttagcaactagggcaagttatatatcattttcgtataaattagggacgaggaattcatttctgaaataattattatgcctttccatacaaaaaaaatgatttttgtacaaaacatgaaaatgttatgtcattttttgtgacaattttggatgttacaatcacagtgtggcgatttgcactaaataaaaaattggacgatgtagcccatgtattctttattcgggaaaatatcactttatagtaggcattcatacattattttgtaataaaaaaataatttatagcgcgtggcggtaacaatttccatacaaatggaactatgcccaaaatcaaagattaaaaatgtttactaaaacactgaatttgacattttaaaagtttaaatataatgtttaataatttttccatgcgtttttgcccttttttggtacaaatttgttgtttttatttttcttccacacaaactttctcccccccatttcccccccttaagcgttgattttataaaatttttgttttattttaaacttaaacCTGTCGCATTTAATTGATGTTGATAATTTGAGCTTAATATCTTCAGCGGTTTagattgtatgatgtctggaagtacgcagagttttgttagatattataatgtatgggatattatgaaataaaatgtctttagctcaaacacatgtagatcctaaactaccgaacattttaacctgaacgtttgaacatcgattaattacaaaaggaataagttagttataaaaacaaatttaaaaatatctacccttaagggcgcctgagactaaagtgcatggaAATGGggggggggagaaagtttgtgtggaagaaaaataaaaacaacaaatttgtaccaaaaaagggcaaaaacgcatggaaaaattattaaaacataatatttaaacttttaaaatgtcaaattcagtgttttagtaaacatttttaatctttgactttgggcatagttccatttgtatggaaatcgttaccgccacgcgctataaattatttttttttttacaaaaaaatgtatgaatgtctactataaagtgatattttccagaataaagaatacatgggctacatcgtctaattttttatttagtgcaaatcgccacactgtgattgtaacatccaaaattgtcacaaaaaatgacataacattttcatgttttgtacaaaaatatttttttttgtatggaaaggcataataattatttcaaaaatgaattcctcgtccctaatttatacgaaaatgatatataacttgccctagttgctaagactaggaaggaatattgcatagattggacctggggagccgactctttcaccccccctttttggggggtctgcatggtacgatctcctgtctaccgggccagatcaactttgtttgacctaaggaacaatcatgccaagcggcatcgcctgagactaaagtgcatgctaaatgaccttactgaccctactattgctatctcattctaccgcatggctgcgtcccttggagtggccggcgttggcccatcgtgtagaggagccatcaaacACACCCAGTTTGTcactagaaaaaggcgcgaaattcaaacttTCTATAGGAAGTTAACTCTACgcctagatttttttttaatttgccgcctctttctatagtttctattgatttttttttttttttattttattgatcaaataagtaacacagcattacagtataaaaccaaggcactgtgaaactacaaagtaTATTGATAAAGTCGGTGTGCTAcctattaaaatcgttgcagacttaaaAGACTTAAGTATTAGTATTGTTCTTGAAAAAAATTTGGtcgtaactactgggaaaaaaccCACTTGTCCCAAgggtattttttaattttaccacTGGCAAAAAAGCATAGTATGGTAAACAGTCGCCTTAGCCTAtagacgcctgcaactccagaggtgatacatgcgcgttgccgaccctttaaaaaacctgacattccttttttgaagaacccttTACTGTAGCTCCTCGAGAAAACCTCGGCAgggagggagctcattccacagccggagcgcACCATTTAGGTTCTACGGTGCAAGGATGATCGCCAGGCGAGGCCACGCCCGCCAACTTGATTGGGTGGCCTGATGAAATGATACCACTGGTGACAACTTTTTACCAGTGCTAATAACTGGGATTTTTTTGGTGGGAATAACTCCGGGGTTGCGTACTTAATGCATCGCAGATATAATGAGTTtagtagtgtttagttttaaaatatatttttataatatgtatgctaattttaaggtatttatgtatgggccactagttgcctgaaataaagattttcattcattcataactCAAAAATTCATTGTGATTATTGCATTTGTACATGACACTATAGCTTCTTGATATAGTTTTTAGATTAATCTACTCTTAAAGGTACATCCACACCACAGTATCTATCTTGGAGGACTAGATAGATACCAACATACTATTTAACATCTTATGCCCCCTCGGCCGGTTTGGCAACCAAGTTTTGCAACCAGTTGTTGAAAATTTTGGGACCATTTGGGACAGATAAATACttgaacaaattatttaatcatTAAACTAAAATTGGTGTAATAACGCTTATCAACTGCTTAATAAGCCTAAACAGCAAACCAGCTGGTCATTCCTCgtttaaggattttttaatgAATATGTTATTCAGATTCCTAAAATCCAGCTTCTATAAAGATTTCTAGCAACCACAGAGCTAACCACTATTTTGTATAGAGTATTAGTATACTGTGAGGAAATTTAGCCAGCCTTCTGGGCGCCTTGCACATTGATGGTGATTTGATCCCAAATTTTTACCTATAGGTTTTTGTACTTAGCTTTTCCACTATTTAATGAATAAAGAAATCAATGTAAAGTTCCAACACAATTCAATTAacactttcagtgccaagcgccccatttccaatacaaaataaacccatgcagcgggtttttggcactgaatgtgttaagcaAATTTTATGAATGGTTCAATAATTATCTTGTCAAATCCAAAATGGGATTCTTTTATCTGTCGAGAGTGAAGTATTGACTCTTAGTTAATTACTTGGAAATGTTACATTCTAAACTTTTGTACAGCCACTCATTGAACATGAGAGCCATTTCTTGGCAAAGAATAGAAGTAGTTATCAGAGCCAAAATTATTATTAGAATAGTAAATATTAATGTTAAAACCTATTCTGCATTACCAAGTAACATATTCAATAAAGAGCACAAAACTTGTTAATGTTTTTGGTAATTAGAAGTAaataattacaatcagttttggttttttatgtttaatttatatACATTCCTTAAAACTTGGTGAAACAATAGCAAGTAAGAGGTGAATGATTAATCTAAGGAATGTTGCACAATATTATGATGTTGTTTGTgatagaaataaataacaatacagTGTTCACTACAAGTTTTCATGTAAGAAATACGCTGATAGTTCTAGACAATTTAAAATGAGGTTCATGAAATAATTTTGATCACTAAAATCACCAAGTCATGTTTATTCATAACAGGGAAACAATGTACACGGACTTactgtaaacaatataaatatagGTAGATGTTCTCATATAGCATCTACCGCATCAGCTTCATCTTCTGAACTAACTTCATCGCCGAATTCAATGTCCTCATCCAGACCATCCACAGAATAGACCACAGTCTCATTGATGCGCACTGTTTCTGGGAACTCTCCGTACGTCTTCAGATTCCTTGCCTCATCAGGAGTGTACTTTAGGATGACATCTGCCTTGGCGTCTTGGTAATCTCGTAGGCCTATCAGAATGATGTCACCTTGGTTTATCCATACCTTTTTTCTTAGCTTCCCTCGAATATGACAAAGACGTTTTGTGCCATCGAAGCACATGGCCTCCAAGCGGCCATTACCGAGCATCTTTGTGACTTGGGCGTACTCCTGTCCGTCTTCTTTGAACACTAATTCACGCTTCTCAGTTTCATTCTCGTTCTTACCCCTCCTCctgtttttacctccttttcctttatttttcgGCATGTTATATTATAATCTTGAGTACAAACATATACAATTATACTATGAAAATCTCATGAATTTGCTTTCTTTGACTGATGTTCTTGACAAGCAGCCACGCACGGTGTGGTTGGTTTGGGGTTGTCAAATCACAAAAGATCCAAGGGTCTACAGCGAACCACGTTCAATGaactgcctctctgtcgcacttgtaaattatgcgtaagtgtgacagagacaCAACACAACgtacgtggtttgcggtaggacCTCCGATCCAATATAGATTATGTGAGTTCAGTGTTGCCATACTAAATAAACAATGATAAACCCTTGCACTCACGGTCCTCCTTGCAAATTTGCAAAAGCGATGAAATTATCTAGAATAGAGAAATTAAGGATAGTGAATGAAAATCTTTGCGCTAACAGCGCTGCCAACCGCTGCCAGCGCTGCCAACCGTGACAACATCATTTGTTTGACTGGTTTGACTCGTTGTTTGCCGGGTATGGCCAACTTGGAAACTTATTAACGGAGTTATTTGAAAAAAGAAATTATTTCGAAAGAAAAATACTATGTTTACTAAGTTAGACTGGAGTCACACTATCGCTTATGAAAAGTTTTAAAAGCGCGATAAATCGATTATCCTGAAGAAAACCTGTACgtatatatttcattgtttaaaaaaagtacATTTCCCGACATAACATCGTTTTTGAAAAACATTACTTATTTGTGAATTTTCATAGAATCACGTATTTTCAGCAGCTTCAATGAGCGTTGGTGTAGAGTCCGACGCGAGCGACTGTTTATCCTACTCCAACTCCGAAGAATATACAGAAATGAGTACTGATGGTTCAAACTCCAGTTGCAGCAGCAATTTTGAACCCAGTCGAAATGGTCCCTCCAATACCAAGCAACCCAGGAAAAAGGTAACAATGAGTATGCAAGATATTTTGAAAGAAATGGTCAGAAAAAGGATGCTACTTTGTGAACAGGAGATGGTATTAACTTATGCAGCTGAGGATGTTGATAATGATTATGACAAAAATACAGTTTTAGATGTCCTTGACCATCCTACCGACAGCCTGAAATTGTTTGCTAGTTTTCTACATTCCTATTCACCTGAAGCCTATCAATATATTAGAGAAAATTATAATTCACCCCTGCCTAATATAAAAGTGTTGGGTAGTTGGCTTGAAAATGACAAGTTTAATCCAGGATTTACTAAACAAGCTTTTGAAATATTGCAAAAGCGGGTTGTCCAGAAGGGCAAGAGACAAATTTTCTCACTTGTGGCTGATCATCTCCAAATGTTTGTCCGAAGTCGATCTGTGAATGTTGATGTTGGCGCTGGCCATTTAGATGGCGATTTTGATGATGAAACTGAAGGAAGGCATGCATATGTCATATTGCTTGTAAGTATTGAGGAAAACTGGAAAATTCCTGTCTGCTATTTAATGTGTGATAATACTTTGAACTCCAAAGCTCAGGCAAATTATATCATGATGTGTTTGCACCGCAGTCATGAAGTTGGTGTTGATATTGTCTCCATTACAACAACCAAAAGTGTAGCAAAAGCCCTAGGTGGTCAGCTTGATAGCCATAGGAAATTGAAAACCACCTTCAAACATCCAGTATCAGGAGATCCAGTCACCTTGTTTGAAGACCCAACCCTGAGTCTAAGAAGCCTTTATCACACAATTTGttcaaaaaaagatttttttaatggaCAAAAGGGAAAAATATGTCAAGAATTCATTGACCAGCTGGGTAAAATTCTTTCAAACAAAACATTCCAGTTTCATTTCTCAAGTGACATGCTAGACTTGAGGAACATGCTTTTGAAGATTGACCTCATCTCTGAACTGATGTTGCCAAGTGTAGGCACTGCACTAGAAATTTGCAAGAATAGATTAAAGCTCCCAAACTTTGCTGGCTCTGGCCCAACAATAGAATACATCACCATGATCAACACTTTgtattacattttgttttcaaAAGTTGGTCAATCAGGCTATAAAAAACCGATTTGTCAAGAAAATGGGAAGGAAATCATTGAGTTTTTGGATGAGGCAAAGAAATACATTTCTTCAATTACCTATGAAAAGCAAGGAATAGGAAAACAGCTTGCTGTGGAAGACCCTGATTTCCATGCAGGAGGATTTAAAGGCTTGTTGATTAGCATTGAAAGCCTGaaacatttatacaacaatttaGTGGCAAAAAGAATTATAAACTGTATTCCTACTCATCGACTCAGCTGGGATCAAATTGATGAACTGTTTGCAATTATTCGCAAACTTAATCCTCGTGATGATGCCagtaaattccaaaaaatatataagagATTCTTTGATGATTTGAAGTATACTTTAACAGGCTCTATTCAAATAGAGAGCTCCCCAACAAACCTTTCAAAAACTCTTAAAGTATCTCTGGATGCCATAAAAAAATCGTGCGGCAAACGCTCTTTTGACGAGACTTATTCGGTTGTTAACGAAAAGCGACGCAAAACTCAAGATGACCAGCGAGCACTCGCGAATACTACCAAATTCGTTAAACTTTTAGATAAGGAACATGACAAGATGGAGAAATTCCAGATGGTTGGCTACATAGC from Cydia fagiglandana chromosome 6, ilCydFagi1.1, whole genome shotgun sequence includes:
- the LOC134665215 gene encoding eukaryotic translation initiation factor 1A, X-chromosomal; the protein is MPKNKGKGGKNRRRGKNENETEKRELVFKEDGQEYAQVTKMLGNGRLEAMCFDGTKRLCHIRGKLRKKVWINQGDIILIGLRDYQDAKADVILKYTPDEARNLKTYGEFPETVRINETVVYSVDGLDEDIEFGDEVSSEDEADAVDAI